ACAATTCCCCGACTTCAGCCGCAGCCATCTGCGGAGCGCCATCGATGCCGGTGGCGTGACCGTGGGCGGCAAAATCGCCAAAGCGGGACAGCGACTGAAGGGGGGCGAGCAACTGACCATCTCGCTCCCCGAACGACCACGCTCAGGGCCTGTTCCCGAAGCAATTCCGCTCGACATTCTATACGAAGATGAGCATCTGGCTGCCGTCAACAAACCGCCAGGAATGGTCGTGCATCCGGCCAAGGGGCACTGGTCGGGGACGCTCACCAGCGCGTTGGCATTTCATTTCCAGCAACTCAGCAGCGCCGGCGGGCCGACCAGGCCAGGCATTGTGCATCGACTCGATCGCGACACCAGCGGCGTGCTGTTGGTGGCGAAAAGCGATTCGGCCCATTTTGCGTTGGCCCAGCAGTTTGAAGCACGAACCGTCGAGAAGGAATATTTTGCAATCGTCGTTGGCGCGCCGGACAAAGACCGCGATGTGATCGACTTGCCGATCGGCATTCATCCCTATCAGCGCGAAAAAATGGCGATCCGCCGCGATCATCCATCGAGCCGGCCGGCGCAGACGTACTACGAAGTCGTTGAGCGTTTCGACGGCTTCGCGGAAGTGCAAGTTCGGCCGAAGACTGGCCGCACGCATCAGATTCGCGTGCATTTAAATGCCGTTGGTTGTCCGGTGTTGTGCGACAAACAATATGGCGGTCGATCGCAGATCGCGCGCGGAGAGATTCATCGCGACCTGGCCGACTGCGAAATACTACTCGACCGGCAAGCGCTACATGCGCGGCGATTAAAATTGAGGCATCCCGTCAGCGGCGGAGAGTTGCAACTCGAAGCACCGATGGCGGCCGACCTGGAGCGTGTACTCAGCGAGTTGCGGCAGTTTCGCCAACTCACTTCTTCGGCTGCTGCTCCAACAAGAACCCGATAAGTTGATAGAAATCTTCCTCCGGAATCAGATCGCGAACATTGGCCGGCATCGGCGACAGCGGGGAAACTTTACGCGTATTCGGTTCAATCTTGTCCATTTCGACGCGCACTTCCTTGCCTTGATTGTCGGCCAGCACTAAAATCTTTCCTTCCTCGCGCAGCACCAAGCCGCTGACCGGCTGTCCGTCGTCGGTGACGAGCATCGTGGTGCGAAAGGCTTGGTCGACGTTGCGGCTGGGATCGAGCACATCTTCCATCACGCGTTCGGGGCCGCGAATGCCGATGCCGTCCAGCTCGGGCCCGATCTTGTTCCCTTCGCCGGCGATCTTATGGCACGTTGCGCAATTCTTTGCGAACACTGTTTTGCCGCGGGTGGAGTCCACTTTGATCTTACGGAAGCCTCCGAGACGATCTTCGATCAGTAATCGCAACTGCTCATCGCGCGACGGTTGACCGGCGGTGAGCTTGGCGATCTGCTCGTCGATCTGGTCGATTGGCTGCCGCTTCAGCCGTTCGGCGACATTTGGCTCCTGCAGCAGTCGCGGCGATGCTTTCCCGGCAACGATCGTGGCGAGCAGCGCTTCGCCTCCGACCATGCTTTCAGCGAGCGCGCCGGCCATTTCGACGGCCAACCGCTCAGGGGCCGTCGGCAGAAACTTCAGTAAGGCCCCACGAGCGGCGTCGTTGTTTACCGTGCCTAACGAACGGGCCGCGCGCTGACGCAGCCTCAGTTCCTCTTTGCTGTTGGTCATCGCCTGATCCAGCA
This portion of the Pirellulales bacterium genome encodes:
- a CDS encoding RluA family pseudouridine synthase, with protein sequence MSESSPIERHVEPEHAGCRIDVFLARQFPDFSRSHLRSAIDAGGVTVGGKIAKAGQRLKGGEQLTISLPERPRSGPVPEAIPLDILYEDEHLAAVNKPPGMVVHPAKGHWSGTLTSALAFHFQQLSSAGGPTRPGIVHRLDRDTSGVLLVAKSDSAHFALAQQFEARTVEKEYFAIVVGAPDKDRDVIDLPIGIHPYQREKMAIRRDHPSSRPAQTYYEVVERFDGFAEVQVRPKTGRTHQIRVHLNAVGCPVLCDKQYGGRSQIARGEIHRDLADCEILLDRQALHARRLKLRHPVSGGELQLEAPMAADLERVLSELRQFRQLTSSAAAPTRTR